A region of Periophthalmus magnuspinnatus isolate fPerMag1 chromosome 13, fPerMag1.2.pri, whole genome shotgun sequence DNA encodes the following proteins:
- the ctsc gene encoding dipeptidyl peptidase 1: MKLSGVLLCVLLIWVKSSRADTPANCTYEELLGTWVFQVSKGGQDKSINCSAEAVGASSVTVTLEKLSVAIDELGNTGFFTLVYNQGFEMVLGGYKWFGFFKYSEDGSQVISYCDQTLPGWVHDVLGNNWACFVGKKVKAAQPRKDNLPFFNSKYFRSAYKHNLDFIEAINSVQSLWKAHPYPEHETYSLLELQYRAGGPASRIPVRPRPAPVTSELAKMAAALPAHWDWRNVNGVNFVSPVRNQASCGSCYSFASMGMLEARIRILTNNSQTPTLSPQQIVSCSEYSQGCDGGFPYLIGKYVQDFGVVEESCFPYTATDSPCSLPQNCRRIYAAHYNYVGGFYGGCSEAAMMLELVKNGPMGVAFEVYPDFMHYKEGIYHHTGLTDTVNPFELTNHAVLLVGYGKCHMTGQKYWIVKNSWGTEWGEKGYFRIRRGSDECSIESIAVAANPIPKL; this comes from the exons ATGAAGCTCAGCGGTGTGCTGCTCTGTGTTCTCCTGATCTGGGTTAAGTCCTCTCGGGCTGACACACCAGCGAACTGCACTTACGAGGAACTGCTGGGCACATGGGTCTTTCAAGTGTCCAAAGGAGGTCAGGACAAGAGCATCAATTGTTCTGCAGAGG CTGTTGGAGCAAGCTCAGTGACAGTGACCCTGGAAAAACTGTCTGTAGCCATTGACGAATTGGGCAACACTGGCTTCTTCACTCTCGTCTACAACCAAGGATTTGAGATGGTGCTTGGTGGATACAAATGGTTTGGCTTTTTCAAG TACTCCGAGGATGGTTCACAGGTGATCAGTTACTGTGATCAGACCCTGCCAGGATGGGTTCATGATGTCTTGGGAAACAACTGGGCCtgttttgtggggaaaaaagtgaaaGCAGCGCAACCCCGAAAAGACAACCTACCGTTCTTCAACAGCAA GTATTTCCGGAGTGCATATAAACACAATTTGGATTTCATTGAAGCAATCAACTCAGTTCAAAGCCTTTGGAAAGCTCACCCTTATCCTGAACATGAAACCTACAGTCTGTTGGAGCTGCAGTACAGAGCTGGAGGTCCTGCATCTCGGATCCCTGT ACGCCCTCGCCCAGCTCCTGTGACAAGTGAGTTAGCCAAGATGGCAGCTGCTCTCCCTGCACACTGGGACTGGAGGAACGTCAATGGTGTCAACTTTGTCAGTCCTGTGCGAAACCAAG CATCATGTGGTAGCTGCTATTCTTTTGCTTCAATGGGAATGCTGGAGGCACGAATTCGCATTTTGACTAACAACAGCCAGACACCCACCCTCAGCCCTCAACAGATCGTATCCTGCTCAGAATACTCCCAAG GCTGCGATGGTGGATTCCCATATTTGATTGGGAAGTATGTGCAGGACTTTGGTGTGGTAGAAGAATCATGCTTTCCTTATACTGCCACAGACAGCCCTTGTAGCCTTCCTCAAAACTGCAGGCGCATTTACGCTGCACATTACAACTATGTCGGTGGATTTTATGGTGGATGTAGTGAAGCAGCCATGATGTTGGAGCTTGTCAAGAATGGACCTATGGGAGTGGCATTTGAG GTGTATCCTGATTTCATGCACTACAAGGAGGGCATCTACCATCACACTGGTCTCACTGATACTGTCAATCCTTTTGAGCTGACCAACCATGCCGTGCTGCTGGTGGGTTATGGCAAATGTCACATGACCGGGCAGAAGTACTGGATTGTCAAGAACAGCTGGGGAACCGAGTGGGGAGAGAAGGGCTACTTCCGCATTCGCAGGGGGAGTGACGAGTGTTCCATTGAGAGCATTGCTGTTGCGGCCAATCCCATCCCCAAACTGTAG